Proteins encoded together in one Triticum dicoccoides isolate Atlit2015 ecotype Zavitan chromosome 7B, WEW_v2.0, whole genome shotgun sequence window:
- the LOC119342085 gene encoding peroxidase 55-like, translating to MEKRRRSVCAVAAVALVAAMLSSLTEAAYGGGMSPGYYKTTCPQLEDIVLKEVTRKKNETIVTIPAVLRLFFHDCLVNGCDASVLIASRNEDAEKNSPDDDSLAGDGYDTVNRVKAAVEQKCPGVVSCADILALAARDVVHLASGPYWSVELGRLDGLVSKASDVEGKLPGPDMHVKELADIFYRSGLSQRDMVALSGAHTVGFAHCSRFTKRLYNYSSTVKLDPSFNPEYAKRLMEACPPDVGPTIAVNMDPFSPVLFDNIYYQNLRNGLGLFTSDQALFTDGGSRKTVEEFADSEPRFFQAFVESMMKVGRLGVKTGSGGEIRRDCTAFNH from the exons ATGGAGAAACGGAGAAGAAGCGTGTGCGCCGTGGCGGCGGTGGCCCTGGTCGCGGCAATGCTGTCCTCACTGACCGAGGCGGCGTACGGCGGCGGCATGTCGCCGGGCTACTACAAGACGACGTGCCCGCAGCTGGAGGACATCGTGCTGAAGGAGGTGACCAGAAAGAAGAACGAGACGATCGTGACCATCCCGGCGGTGCTCCGGCTCTTCTTCCACGACTGCCTCGTCAAT GGCTGTGACGCTTCGGTCCTGATAGCCTCTCGCAACGAAGACGCCGAGAAGAACTCCCCCGACGATGACTCACTCGCCGGCGACGGTTACGACACCGTCAACCGGGTCAAAGCGGCCGTCGAGCAGAAGTGCCCCGGCGTGGTCTCCTGCGCCGACATCCTCGCCCTCGCCGCCAGAGACGTCGTCCACCTG GCGTCCGGCCCCTACTGGAGCGTGGAGCTCGGCCGGCTCGACGGCCTCGTCTCCAAGGCCAGCGACGTCGAGGGCAAGCTGCCCGGCCCGGACATGCACGTCAAGGAGCTCGCCGACATCTTCTACCGCAGCGGGCTGTCCCAGCGCGACATGGTGGCGCTCTCCGGCGCCCACACCGTCGGGTTCGCGCACTGCAGCCGCTTCACCAAGCGGCTGTACAACTACAGCAGCACCGTGAAGCTGGACCCGTCGTTCAACCCGGAGTACGCGAAGCGGCTCATGGAGGCGTGCCCGCCCGACGTCGGCCCGACCATCGCAGTCAACATGGACCCCTTCAGCCCCGTCCTCTTCGACAACATCTACTACCAAAACCTCAGGAACGGCCTAGGCCTCTTCACCTCCGACCAGGCGCTCTTCACCGATGGGGGGTCAAGGAAGACGGTGGAGGAGTTCGCCGACAGCGAGCCGAGGTTCTTCCAGGCCTTCGTGGAGTCGATGATGAAGGTGGGGAGACTAGGGGTGAAGACCGGCAGCGGCGGAGAGATCAGAAGAGACTGCACTGCCTTCAACCACTAA